The Paenibacillus uliginis N3/975 genome has a window encoding:
- a CDS encoding ROK family protein: MRSGDGPDFGTGAPAGKPAEITLALDAGGTVLKGALLVNGQFVPGTFITRPSASQGPASDTIASFADACHELLNFYTSAYGPLDKNERVRIGFAFPGPFDYAGGIALLQGVGKYEALYELSVRDLLRAEFQRLKSACADTMIDALASANIRFGNDAFMFGLGVSLRFPSERLICLTLGTGLGSAFVDKGYLVSGKGGIPLNGMLFAEPYRDLIVDDYFGRRGILKMASERGIFTEKNDVVDLAEEATTGNAEAADLFHEYGRRLGEMLLPYAAAFKPNRIVLGGQISRSFPLWEKDIQQTLGTFSVPILQLQDGMIDVFRGIHKLFEGTDKQPSASIHK; encoded by the coding sequence ATGCGTTCTGGTGACGGACCCGATTTCGGCACCGGCGCACCTGCCGGAAAACCAGCCGAGATCACGCTTGCACTGGACGCCGGAGGCACCGTTTTAAAAGGAGCTCTGCTCGTAAATGGGCAGTTCGTGCCCGGCACGTTCATAACCCGGCCCTCGGCGTCCCAGGGTCCTGCTTCTGATACGATCGCCAGCTTCGCCGACGCATGTCACGAGTTGCTGAACTTTTACACTTCCGCCTACGGACCTTTGGATAAGAACGAAAGGGTCCGGATCGGATTTGCCTTTCCCGGGCCGTTCGATTATGCGGGAGGGATAGCACTGCTTCAGGGCGTAGGCAAATATGAAGCACTGTACGAACTGTCTGTTCGTGATCTGCTCCGTGCAGAATTTCAGCGGCTTAAGTCAGCATGCGCGGACACGATGATTGATGCACTCGCTTCAGCTAATATCCGGTTCGGCAATGACGCCTTCATGTTTGGGCTCGGAGTCAGCCTCCGGTTTCCGTCAGAGCGGTTGATATGCCTGACGCTCGGCACCGGATTAGGCTCCGCTTTTGTTGATAAAGGATATCTCGTCTCCGGCAAAGGCGGGATACCATTAAACGGAATGCTGTTTGCCGAACCTTACCGGGACCTTATCGTTGACGACTATTTTGGAAGAAGAGGTATTCTGAAGATGGCCTCCGAGCGGGGAATCTTCACAGAGAAGAATGATGTGGTGGATCTTGCGGAGGAAGCCACAACCGGCAACGCAGAAGCTGCAGATTTGTTCCATGAATACGGCCGCAGGCTGGGAGAAATGCTGCTGCCTTATGCTGCTGCTTTTAAGCCGAACCGCATAGTGCTTGGAGGACAAATTTCGCGCAGCTTTCCCCTCTGGGAGAAGGACATACAGCAGACTCTCGGTACGTTTTCCGTTCCGATTCTCCAGCTCCAGGATGGGATGATTGATGTATTTAGAGGCATTCATAAGCTATTCGAGGGTACGGATAAACAACCATCCGCCTCGATTCATAAATAG